Sequence from the Magallana gigas chromosome 4, xbMagGiga1.1, whole genome shotgun sequence genome:
TGTCAGTGTTAGTTGGGAACGCAACTTTGGGCCAACATTTTGGGTCAATGTTGTAAATTTACAATCAATGTCAGTTGAGACATGATATCGGCCCAACAATGATCCAACGTctgttaattacattttttatttcctgATTAGTTTGTTGGTCGattacatttataaaaacacgcatacCTTTTCAACAGTGGTTATTtgtttatacaatgtacatgtctttttattatttatttttttacaatgttttgagATAGAATCAATACTAAAAGCTAAATATACTGtcaatagttacatgtacatactctTTATAAAAGCAAACATGTTAAAATATGcaagttaattttttattcttttaaagaagcttaaaattgtgaaagcccaaaattaaaatgaagatattctgcAAATATATTCAGCTGCATAATTGTTCTAAAGTGTAGAATTTAAGTTGCCGATCCTGAGATAAGAGATAGCACATTCACTGACCAAGCAATTAAGACAGAGTTTTCTCAGCATGAGACTGGCCAGTTCCCATGGTTATTGTGATATCTGATCTGTTGGGATGGCCAAATCTGCTCCCATTTAGCATTTTGTAGGACAGATCTAAACAGTCTGCTCAATGTATAGCCACAGTCAAGtgaataaaacagaaatgtaAGTATTATTTATCTCAAATAACTGCAGATATTTATTAAGCCAATTTCATTAACGTCTCAATGAATGTTTCTttcatatattgaatatttgtattttttattttaagggaATATGTTCAAGCTGCCCCCTTCCAGTCTGACGAACTTTCAACTGACATTGGAATTTGATGTTTTTGAAAACCAGTGTTTTATTTGGATGACTATGAACAGTTGAAGATATAAATGAAGCAAAACAAACAGAAGAGAGTGAATTATTACTTTATTCTATTTTGGAGTAACTAAGTTTAAAAAGTCTGGATATAGATTTACCCTGTGAACATATGCTAGCTAGATAACGGACGGCCGTCATTTAATTTCAAGGATTATTTTTATCATGGTTTGTGCACTCTGGATTCAAAATAAATCCATCATCTAAATTGTGGAATATTGTTGCATTTGTATTGTTGCACCTAAATTGGTACAACATTGACCCAACATTGTGCCAGTGTTAGTCATATGTTACATACCTTGGCCCACCGTTGGGCCAGTATTGGTCATATGTTACGTACATTGGTCCACCGTTGGGCCAGTGTTGGTCATATGTTACGTACATTGACCCACCGTTGGGCCAGTGTTGGTCATATGTTACGTACATTGGCCCACTGTTGGGCCAGTGTTGGTCATATGTTACTTACATTGGCCCACCGTTGGGCCAGTGTTGGTCATATGTTACGTACGTTGGCCCACTGTTGGGTCAATATCAGAAGATGACAAATGTGACATTGTGCCGATGTCGGCCCAACATGTTGGGCCAATGTTGGGCCGATTAGCAAAATTACATTGGGCCAACATTTATTTGCCAATATTGGGCCAATGTAACTGGTTTTGTTGGGCCAACGTTGGCCCAACAAAGTCATGCTATCTGGGTAAGTACTTTTAATGGAGTGTGCTTAATTTCCACAGACTTTATGAGGTCATTAATATAGAGGAGTGTATCTTGAAAAACTGACAGACCTACTAACCTAGTCATCACCGGAAGAGTTATTGCCTGTTAAAGTTGTAATTAATTCTATGTGTTATAAAACTATGTCTTTCTTAATATCATATGGatatttttgatttctttatcCGATTTTAAATTGAGCAAGGCTTTTAATTGGTCCTCGTACGGTTAATACAAAAAAACGTAATTCTGTTTCTGTGTTTGTTCAGGTGGTCTACATTGCCACTTTACACATTTAGTTTCATTTGCTGTTTTCTTTAACTAAATTAATgccttaatttatttttcaagaatTGTCATATGTTTATATTGCTGTGCAATTGATAATTAGCATATTGCACAAAGGAACAAATTCACTGTATCTTTGGCTATTTACCTATTGCACAAaagttttttggggttttttttttattttaagaatggattattttttttatcactctGACAAATTGTCGCACTAAATTAGTAAAAGGTGGACTTAATTAGCCATGTAAGGTGCTAAGTCTATGCATCATAGAGCAAGGTAACTTCATTTCGGGCTCTATTCCGTAGTTGTATgtaaaaatggttttatttatGTACCTAGcctaattattatatttatagtaATTGATcgcaaaaaaataattctctcGTGAAGAGATGAAACAAAACAATTCCCTTTCCATGtttttatgttcatttttcACACGTAATTCATCTTCATAcgtcttttttaaattctgtacTGCGATTGAAGTTTGAGTAACATAATCACATCGTGTTTAATAATCAATAATCATATTCAACATATATATAAAGAGCTGAGTGATcaagaaaaatttcaataaactttctttaaaagGTGATTAGGAGTAGCTATAAATTTTGCACTCTTTATCTGTGGGAAATACAGGCGCGTGTTTAATTTCATGCCTAATTACACCGGCATCATAGATAATAAAGATGTTGCGGTAAAGATCTTTAATATGAGACCTTTCTACGGTAAAAATCCCATGATAAACTGAATTAATTCTTCGATtggtgattatttttttttagttccaAAAGAAATCaagattagaaaaaatatttcattcgaTTACCAcaataagaattaaaatttaacGGAATTTAGTTAAAAATTAACTACCcaatgttaacattttattaaagacTGTCAATTCTACGTATTATATAACTTAAAACAACGTGATATATTGCCAGTCTGCAGTGCACATAAATAAGTCTACCAGCGgcacaacttttattaaaacatgataCATTGTACAGTATCATTAACACTCCTAATGAATttttacgtacatgtatcaAGATCTTTTGCACAACTAAGACAGAACATGTATGTCAGCCAAGAAATCTAAGTTTGCTTTGTGTTTAATTCTGTGTTGCATGGCTTGTTATCTTCTGCAATGtgacatttacaatttttatatttttttataattctgatGTGAGCAATAATAATTAttgcatttttatattaatagttATGCACgcaaagtatttaaaaaatacgacTTCAAAATGACTGATCCCTATTAGGAAGAATTGCATGTCTCTACTATGCAACGTACTGAtccacaaaaaattaaatatacatatacatttaccctctttatatcaataattaaagaaatattcgcagagaaagagagagagagagagagagagagagagagagagagagagagagagagagagagagagagagagagagagtatttattttaaaataggcAAGATGGGTTTGCGTTTGCCTATCTGTACAACACTTGTAATCTCCATTGGTTCTTTTAATTGTAAACTAACACAtatccatttttaaattttggtttttttttaatcaaagcgTTCGGGTTTCTACTTGGGATCGTGGTGAATTGAGCGCTAGTGATGTCACATATCTACTGGACCAGGTACATATGTGTGTTCTCCTGAATGTTCTGGATCCTAGATCGCCACTCAGATgttccagagagagagagagagagagagagagagagagagagagagagagagagagagagagagagagagagagagagagagagagagagagagagagagagagagagagagagagagtttttaaCGCTTCCGTTTGTTGTTCAAAAAACGTTTAAAACTACAAATTGTGAATACTTTCTTCACTCAAAAACGCATACCtacttgtaaaacaaaataaaagataatcGTATTACAGTGCCATATTTTCtatatcacatacatgtacatgtattaacgtTTACGATAATAATCAAAAGGCctttgtgatatatatataattatataaatagtgcctgtttgggagggtaacagttgaaattgacaccccgagaaaaccattgtcaaccgacgcgaagcggaggttgacaatggttttcgaggggtgtcaatttcaactgttatcctcccaaacaggcactatttattttgttatactgaatgtcttttttaagatttttaagaaaattttactgcttttatataggaataacgtgaattttacagagaaccgtacgcgcataattttcgcgcatgtaatattttttaatgttacccgttgccaagtgcgttgctaacgctgagggtaatagtaaatattattaactgcgtcttaaccaatcagatttcagtatttaacatgaaagtataacaatatatattatcacatcGGCTGAGCCCTATGGCTAGAAAACAGGACCTTTTCCTGTccttgatgaaaataaaatatcatatcatgatGTACTCACAGTCGCTCTAGCATATGAGATTAAACGAACGACAACTATAATTATACAATTGTACAGTCTGAATTTCGCTTTGAAAAGgagaacaatttaaaattggCATTACATTGATTATGCAACACTAACTGCGTAGATGTCCGACTGATTCCGGTAGAGATAATTCTGGACTAGTTCAAAGTTCGCCGCTAtcagtaatttaatttttaccgcgttttaaaatgtgtaaaaatatGCCTGTGAATTATGAGTGAAACAATTAGAGGGATAATCACCGACTGTGTTGCGGGGATAAGCATACTACTTGTATTGGGAGTTGCATTCTTTATTTACGACTTGGGACTGCAACATGTTTACCAAGAATTACATGAACTTCGTGCAGAGTTATCTTCCGTTAAACAGAGAAATCAGGatttagaaatgaaaatgaGATTTATAGAAGATGGTGTTCAAGAACAAACGTTTTCACGTCAAAAGGACGATGAATTCGATCAACCTGAAATTCCTTCTGCTGAATTTGAGTTGTCAAGCGAAGTGCAGGCACTGAATGAacctgatacatgtacaacagcTGTCTATGCAAGATACTTGTTTGATGATGTTTGTATTTGGGACATTCCGCAGATTAAAAGACCAAAGACCAGAAGAAAAAGTGGTGTCAAATACAAACGGAAATTAAATTCCAAAAAAACCTCGTCCTCTAGCTACATAATTAAGAGAAAATCACCTCGACAAATTTGCAAAACAGAACGTCAGCTAAAGCAAAGACGGTTTGCTACAAGGGGAAAAGGATTCTCAAAATCTGGAAGGAAGGGTAAAGCAACCTCAAAACCAAGAGGAAAGCACAAAGCAACCTCAAAACCAAGAGGAAAGCGCAAAGCAACCACCAAACCTGCAACACTAGTGAAATCAACCTCTCGATCAAAGATTTACGCAACTTCAAAAAGAGACAAAAAGGTTAAAGCAACTTCTAGACAAGCCTCAAAGGTAAAAGCATCTCCAAAACAAACCACCCAATCTAAACCAGCTTCAAAAACTAGAGGAACGACCAAATCCACAGGTTCTAATGCTAGAACCCAATCCAAAATGTCTGCCAAGCCTGTGAAAGTCAACAAAGCTGCAGCACCCAAAATGAGGAACACACGAACAGCCTCCCAGTCTGTGAGGAAACCCCCGGCACCCAGGAGAGCTTCTGCTTCACACAGAAGAAGAGGCTGATGAGAGACTAGAAGACTTGCTCAAATCTCTAATTAATTCTACCTGCTCTCTTCTCTACATTTTGATACTGACAATTATGGTATAACCAACCATTCAAGTGAGATAGagagcagatacatgtatttagattttCTCAAGTAATAAAAAGGCTGTTTGTAATTTTAGGGATTTTATGACATTCTGTGAATGAttccttcaaatgataaaatacatccgatcaatggtataatatttaattcattcataagttttaataaataacaGCTATAGAGTAtctcaatgaaaaataaaattatttttcagctAACAGTTATACCGTAATAACTGTTAGctgataaattattttatttttcatcgaCTTATTAGAAATGGACACAATTTTTTTGTTCTGAAAAGTACATTCaagaaaatgattcaaaatatgACACATGTTATTAGGTTTTTATTCATGTCCATTGCTTTATCATCTCTTGTTAACTTTTCATATGGACATTTACAATGTAAGAACTTGGTTCAGTAATTGATAATAAACAGGCAATTAACAATgattatgaaattgaaaattcattttaaaatgtacaaattaacattttggaTAGTATTACTTACAGTGTTCATGATTCACAATATgggatttttttatgaatggtATTGGTAATGTTTATCTCACCAgtattgtcaatatttatgaaACTCTTCTTTGTAAGTTATATAATAGTTTTAGAAACACTTCCATACATTTAAATGGCCCAGTCCCCCCTCACATGTATCTCTTCACTTTCCGTACAAAAAACAGTCcataggtatttttttttacatatttaaaaatgatatgaacACTTCTCTATACAACACACATCTCTGATTCACTTGATTTTGACAACATGAGGTGCAAGCAGTTCAGGGTCAATTAAAGTCTTTTCTAATGGAATGTCAATGTTATAGTCATGTGTTTGCTGTCGCCGTGGTAACCCACGTCTGCTGCGCTGTGGAATGGGTAGTTCGGAATGGTGTGCAGGAAGAGGCTCCGTGAAGAAGTAAGGATGGAGCAGCGCCTCTTTGGCAGATATTCTCTGTTTGGTTGGATAAACGAGGAATTTCTTCAGAAGGTTCAAAGCCTCAGCAGATGCATCAGGAACTATTTCTTCAAGAGGGATAGGGTTGTTCTCAGGAAATGTGATTTTATTGTAGTCTGGCAACTCAGAAATGCCCTGAAAAGCAAAATTAGCCAGATATCAAAAGAAATaatgagatttttttaattataaatcaatgaaggtttttttttaagtacataaatcaattctattttctTCTAGATGATAAAATGCCAAATTAGATCCTCAGTGAGCTCATATATGAGTAACATACTCTTTAAGTGGTTATTTATGGATGAAAGAAACTTATACTAGTTACGCGTTGAGCTCAAAACTGCATAAAATACCCCTGCGCgtatggtaaaaaaaacaacaaaatttagaGTCATAAATCACGCATCCGCATATTTGATACCCAAGCGTGTTGTTTGACTGTAAAAAAACGCATACTTATTACTTAACCACCAGCATagtaaccacttttacagtaggCACAATCTAGAGCACCAAAGAATTCTGGGATGAAAAGAAGAGAGGAAATAAAGTGAAATTTCTCGTCCCAACAACAAACAATACAAAGACTTACAGGCCAGATCTTCTCATTAGGAGTACCCAGCACTCGTAACACTTGGCAGAGCTGTTCTATGTCATTCTCTCCctaaaaaccacaaaaatatcataactattttttttattatcaaacacttaatgaattttcaattaATTCACAACTCTTCTCattgtaaaaatacatgttttatgtaatttaCTTTTACATCAGTTGTATTATTCagtcaaaaatattttcaatttcacttagaagaatttttttgtaGCTTAATTAGCATGTAAagcaaaatgtttgaaaatgtaTAAGATGTTTCACTTACTGGAAACAATGGTGAGTTGTTCAACAGTTCCCCAAAGATACAACCAACGGCcctaaatacaaagaaaaaaaacttttgaaataaaggaaAATTCAGCACCTTCTGTCTCTATTACATATATACTTAGTGCCTTCTTAATTAATGCTTGTaacttttttatcaaacaacctGTCAGTAAAttattacaaattgttacatgaaCATTCATGcaaagtaaataaatacatttcatcatatttttttacaattgtaAATAGCTTATCTAATATGGATCTGCCTCTTTTGATAAActctgaaagtacatgtataagtttgtCACAAATAGTACACCCATTTGCCTCAAGTACTCAAAATGCACTTTCCACCTTTTATCCAAAATGCATCAATTTAAACTCCCACCCTTGGTCAGAATTctatttaatttacattgatATCTTCACATATTTACCAGAGATCCACTCCTTCGTCATACTTCCTGGCACCATACAACAGCTCCGGAGCTCTATACCATCTACAAACACAGATACACATGTACTATAAATAAATCTGTAAGGAAAACCAAACACTGGAGGCGAGTTCAACAGAGCAAGCGCtcgcgagcgctcgccaaaattccctatactcgcaacacaaattttggcgagcgaTCGCGAGcgctcgctctgttgaacacgCCTCGGAATTTACATGAAAGGAAATCAATCCATAAACATTGACACTGTATGAACACACGAGAGATGGGTTTAGGTATACATTGTAACAGTATATGTACCTTGTGGCCACTTGGTGGCTATACTGCCTGTCCCCTTTGTTCTGAAACACTCGAGCCAATCCAAAGTCAGCAATCTTCAGATGTCCTGTAGAACTGATCAGCAAGTTAGCAGGTTTTAGATCCTAGAATAATAAACACAATTTTAGTGTagaaacatgtacattgtaaaatgtATGTACGCACCCACATTatggtacatacatgtacaactgcatgttattttcacttttttgtATCATTACATTTCTTAACAGATTCACTTAATATGAAAAACATGtgaaaatatcaatattgatttttactgATAAAGTAATAAACAATTACACACCCTGTGCATGATGTTGTTCTCATGACAGAAGGCCACCCCTTTGAGCAACATTAGCATGTAAGATTTGACTTGACCTTCAGTCAGGGGTTTTTCTGTGTTTCGAATGACCTCTGAAAGGTCCGACAACATGTACTCAAAGGCAAGGACTAGGCTCGTTCCATGAGGAAACACCTCTCGAAGCTTCACAACCTGAAATATACAGTTCTATACATTCTAGATCATTTGATTAGCTAAATCTGTATGCATAGTTCTACATGAAAATTTAGCTTAGCATGCCATAGAGCTTAAGGTCCTCTGAACATTTAATGCATGAAAAACTTGCAGTCAAATTCTAGCAGAttcaaaaaacttttattttttaagtggaATATGTGTGtccaaattatttttacaaatttgaagcCATTATTTGATATGCATGAATATCTATTGTTTCTTCATCTCTTCAAAGGGTAGATATAACATGAATacttttaagtacatgtacatcaaagtATAGCTCTTGAACAGAGTCAATAAAATAATAGCTGGGTGAATTTACTCACATAAGGATTGTCTTCAATTTCTTGAAGGGCTTTTATTTCTCTgttccaaaataaaatgaattacgctgtgtaaatattaaaaatcgttaatgaaattttcagagtgaaatttttattggtatattttgaaaactaaGGTACATAATCATTCATGCAATTAAGGTAAAGTTTACTAAAACTCATTGATAAGCTGATTCTTTTCGAACATTACCTCAAGGCAGTATGTGGGATTCCATCTTCTAATTTCCTAAGAGGAACTTTTTTCAAAGCCACTACCTCTCCACTCTGTACAAaggtattcaaaatattatcataaaaataaatttgtaacgCATTtcatacaaatgaatattttataatggATTTGAAGACAGATTAAATCCATGGTTTAAAAAACTAAGACAATATACACCATAATTTAAACTGCATGAGCATTGGGTAGAgacaaacaatttagaatttgtACATTTTGGGTACTTTTCTGATTCACTATCAAGGAAAGTACTGGTACATATAAAtcattcttgaaaataattaattatggtTCAACCACAAATCAGAGGAAAATGGTTTCAATAAATACCTCGATATGTTTTGCTTTCAGAACAATGCCGTGAGCTCCTTCACCTATCCTGCCTAGAATCGTGTGCTGGTCCATTTTTGTtactgaaaaaagaaatgagAAATTGCAAGGTTAAACTGTCCTGTTCAGTAATAAGATCCAGATTTATAGGTGAATAAACACTGTAATGTCATAACGTTACTATGTTTTAATCAGTCCCATTGGGAAAGGCATATACTGCTTCAAGTTGTATGAAATGTGCATGCTGTCCTCAGTAAATTATATCACGTCTATACATCCCTGTCAGATTGTAAATAGAAGTAATTTTTCTTTTCCACCCTAATTCACATCAAGTGAAATTGGCCAAGGTAATCTGCTCATATCATATACAAAAATTACCTTGTATACAGAACTGAAAGGTCAATTCGTATACAATTAACTTTACTTgtacaaaaaacttaaaatcaaaacttttatgCAAAACTCCAAATTACCAAACATGAAACATttaacattgtttacaaattacaCACTAAAGGTTCAATAATCATACAATAAATCGGAAACTGTTACTCTTTTCGTTCAATCTTAACAATGTGACATGGGAGACTTTATATAAGAATATGTCAAGCAGTATTCGAGTCCATTAAATAAATGGGTATACATTAATCAGTTAATAATAGAACTAGGACAAACTGTATAACTATATGTTAAGGTCAGTCTAATTAAGCGAATAAAAACTACCAGTTCCTCCGGTGATAAGATTAACAGTTACAACAAAACTCCATAATCATTCATGTTAATTTCTTGCCCAATATACATGCAGCAAGTTGCAGTGTTGTTTTCACTGAATTTACATTTCTGCAACAAATCAAATCgctgtttttgattttataaaatattgtgcATACCTTC
This genomic interval carries:
- the LOC105329436 gene encoding cyclin-dependent kinase 20, which gives rise to MDQHTILGRIGEGAHGIVLKAKHIESGEVVALKKVPLRKLEDGIPHTALREIKALQEIEDNPYVVKLREVFPHGTSLVLAFEYMLSDLSEVIRNTEKPLTEGQVKSYMLMLLKGVAFCHENNIMHRDLKPANLLISSTGHLKIADFGLARVFQNKGDRQYSHQVATRWYRAPELLYGARKYDEGVDLWAVGCIFGELLNNSPLFPGENDIEQLCQVLRVLGTPNEKIWPGISELPDYNKITFPENNPIPLEEIVPDASAEALNLLKKFLVYPTKQRISAKEALLHPYFFTEPLPAHHSELPIPQRSRRGLPRRQQTHDYNIDIPLEKTLIDPELLAPHVVKIK